Proteins co-encoded in one Rhopalosiphum maidis isolate BTI-1 chromosome 2, ASM367621v3, whole genome shotgun sequence genomic window:
- the LOC113550949 gene encoding uncharacterized protein LOC113550949 isoform X2, translating to MHNGNNKLIKYDPATDTNVIIHLVRPTDLEANCDEIKVPKRGRPRKIVSDLSKNETKLGESSKQIKPEDIIEYPLTSTKSGRLCKPPKHFLNGESTMETKKNSFLIVDNNDIISRKKVKYNVKSDFICGGCGKTYLGHKRMQEHFEKFPTHKINTAEKQVDSELQDIFENLNETPINSNIINSKKETHTQTEVLKNRHCAYIKTKKNLQFHMKQIMKHLKKTNLMKSLSGTISVWDLLSSTLESDGLLAFSKELNTLIINLRSLSKSLKFVSNCESNSIDNSQMFIDDSLGHLFGLPKGSYCLKDIHNDYEMQQESNVWAIDSTKSIEPEVSVPQNLNRHSSPIHLNLFDSQSSKVDFLLSSSMEESILCDENQAVLESVDGLVSERLRTMSDHLHSSVPIIDYPIASTSSAPNVSQPDSFMSHGVYEVFTNDLNLVPTSTEEFIKSLEQFEPLNDTDNTLSTETRMLDFEDLQHTFHTS from the exons ATgcataatggtaataataaattaataaaatatgacccGGCAACTGatacaaatgtaattattca tttggtCAGGCCAACTGATTTAGAAGCAAATTGTGATGAAATAAAGGTGCCAAAACGAGGACGACCGAGAAAAATTGTTAGcgatttaagtaaaaatgaaacaaaactAGGTGAATCTTCCAAACAGATCAAACCAGAAGAT attatagagtACCCATTAACATCTACAAAGTCTGGTCGCTTGTGTAAACctccaaaacattttttaaatggtgaAAGCACAATGGAAACCAAAAAGAACTCGTTTTTAATAGTTGACAATAATG aTATCATTAgtagaaaaaaagtaaaatacaatgttaaaTCAGATTTTATTTGTGGAGGATGTGGTAAAACTTATTTAGGCCATAAACGAATGCaagaacattttgaaaaatttcctACTCACAAGATAAACACGGCCGAAAAACAAGTGGATTCAGAGTTAcaagatatttttgaaaacctcAACGAAACACCAATAAATA gcaatataattaatagtaaaaaagaaACTCATACTCAAACAGAAGTCTTAAAAAATCGACACTGTGCTTATATCAAGaccaaaaaaaatttgcaaTTTCATATGAAACAa ataatgaAACATCTGAAAAAAACCAACCTTATGAAATCATTGTCTGGAACAATTTCTGTTTGGGATTTATTATCCAGTACACTTGAAAGTGATGGTCTACTAGCATTTTCAAAAGAGTTAAATACACTAATCATAAATTTGAGAAGTTTAtcgaaatctttaaaatttgtttcaaattGTGAATCTAATTCTATTGATAACAGTCAAATG ttcATAGATGATTCATTAGGACATTTATTTGGCTTACCAAAAGGCTCTTATTGTTTAAAAGATATTCATAACGATTATGAAATGCAGCAAGAATCTAATGTTTGGGCTATAGACTCCACAAAATCTATTGAACCTGAAGTTTCTGTAccacaaaatttaaatcgcCACTCCAGTCCTATTCATTTAAATCTTTTTGATAGTCAATCATCTAAGGTAGATTTCTTACTTAGCTCTAGTATGGAAGAATCAATATTATGTGATGAAAATCAGGCAGTTTTGGAAAGTGTAGATGGTCTTGTATCTGAAAGGTTACGCACAATGTCTGATCATTTACACTCAAGTGTACCTATAATTG attATCCTATTGCATCTACATCATCTGCTCCTAACGTCTCTCAACCAGATTCCTTTATGAGTCACGGGGTGTATGAGGTTTTCACTAATGATTTGAACCTAGTTCCCACTTCTACTGAAGAGTTCATTAAAAGCTTAGAACAGTTTGAACCCTTAAACGACACTGATAACACACTAAGTACAGAAACGAGAATGTTGGACTTTGAAGATCTTCAACACACATTTCACACTTCTTAA
- the LOC113550949 gene encoding uncharacterized protein LOC113550949 isoform X1 has translation MDLQNVENYPVYILNVIPELTEENNEQLPQQINSGELISYNFYVPNADHQVPILNAECVPSIVSHTNTTKSIKKLSFDKTIHHSAVKNKRSIEPQIETCSEKSVNDLSLLLKDEDMHNGNNKLIKYDPATDTNVIIHLVRPTDLEANCDEIKVPKRGRPRKIVSDLSKNETKLGESSKQIKPEDIIEYPLTSTKSGRLCKPPKHFLNGESTMETKKNSFLIVDNNDIISRKKVKYNVKSDFICGGCGKTYLGHKRMQEHFEKFPTHKINTAEKQVDSELQDIFENLNETPINSNIINSKKETHTQTEVLKNRHCAYIKTKKNLQFHMKQIMKHLKKTNLMKSLSGTISVWDLLSSTLESDGLLAFSKELNTLIINLRSLSKSLKFVSNCESNSIDNSQMFIDDSLGHLFGLPKGSYCLKDIHNDYEMQQESNVWAIDSTKSIEPEVSVPQNLNRHSSPIHLNLFDSQSSKVDFLLSSSMEESILCDENQAVLESVDGLVSERLRTMSDHLHSSVPIIDYPIASTSSAPNVSQPDSFMSHGVYEVFTNDLNLVPTSTEEFIKSLEQFEPLNDTDNTLSTETRMLDFEDLQHTFHTS, from the exons ATGGATTTACAAAATGTGGAAAATTATCCAgtgtacatattaaatgtGATTCCGGAGCTTACCGAAGAAAACAATGAACAACTGCCACAGCAAATTAACTCCGGAGAATTGATATCTTATAACTTCTATGTTCCAAATGCAGACCATCAAGTTCCGATACTGAATGCAGAGTGTGTTCCGTCTATAGTTTCTCATACAAATACGAcaaagtcaataaaaaaattatcttttgaCAAAACTATTCACCATTCGGCAGTAAAGAACAAACGATCTATTGA GCCACAAATTGAAACATGTTCAGAAAAATCTGTTAATGATTTATCACTGTTACTAAAAGATGAAGATATgcataatggtaataataaattaataaaatatgacccGGCAACTGatacaaatgtaattattca tttggtCAGGCCAACTGATTTAGAAGCAAATTGTGATGAAATAAAGGTGCCAAAACGAGGACGACCGAGAAAAATTGTTAGcgatttaagtaaaaatgaaacaaaactAGGTGAATCTTCCAAACAGATCAAACCAGAAGAT attatagagtACCCATTAACATCTACAAAGTCTGGTCGCTTGTGTAAACctccaaaacattttttaaatggtgaAAGCACAATGGAAACCAAAAAGAACTCGTTTTTAATAGTTGACAATAATG aTATCATTAgtagaaaaaaagtaaaatacaatgttaaaTCAGATTTTATTTGTGGAGGATGTGGTAAAACTTATTTAGGCCATAAACGAATGCaagaacattttgaaaaatttcctACTCACAAGATAAACACGGCCGAAAAACAAGTGGATTCAGAGTTAcaagatatttttgaaaacctcAACGAAACACCAATAAATA gcaatataattaatagtaaaaaagaaACTCATACTCAAACAGAAGTCTTAAAAAATCGACACTGTGCTTATATCAAGaccaaaaaaaatttgcaaTTTCATATGAAACAa ataatgaAACATCTGAAAAAAACCAACCTTATGAAATCATTGTCTGGAACAATTTCTGTTTGGGATTTATTATCCAGTACACTTGAAAGTGATGGTCTACTAGCATTTTCAAAAGAGTTAAATACACTAATCATAAATTTGAGAAGTTTAtcgaaatctttaaaatttgtttcaaattGTGAATCTAATTCTATTGATAACAGTCAAATG ttcATAGATGATTCATTAGGACATTTATTTGGCTTACCAAAAGGCTCTTATTGTTTAAAAGATATTCATAACGATTATGAAATGCAGCAAGAATCTAATGTTTGGGCTATAGACTCCACAAAATCTATTGAACCTGAAGTTTCTGTAccacaaaatttaaatcgcCACTCCAGTCCTATTCATTTAAATCTTTTTGATAGTCAATCATCTAAGGTAGATTTCTTACTTAGCTCTAGTATGGAAGAATCAATATTATGTGATGAAAATCAGGCAGTTTTGGAAAGTGTAGATGGTCTTGTATCTGAAAGGTTACGCACAATGTCTGATCATTTACACTCAAGTGTACCTATAATTG attATCCTATTGCATCTACATCATCTGCTCCTAACGTCTCTCAACCAGATTCCTTTATGAGTCACGGGGTGTATGAGGTTTTCACTAATGATTTGAACCTAGTTCCCACTTCTACTGAAGAGTTCATTAAAAGCTTAGAACAGTTTGAACCCTTAAACGACACTGATAACACACTAAGTACAGAAACGAGAATGTTGGACTTTGAAGATCTTCAACACACATTTCACACTTCTTAA